One region of Mesobacillus boroniphilus genomic DNA includes:
- a CDS encoding phasin family protein produces MNNFIKSGFLLGLGAAIAGKEKVDETIMKLVEKGNMTQAEADTIFDDFFKKGESKTGEWNREFKEMARTQLTDLGFVKREELDTVQAQLVLLKEEISQLRNGGLNQEIDQVENGMENVPPGFSKDID; encoded by the coding sequence ATGAATAATTTTATAAAGAGCGGCTTTTTGCTTGGGCTTGGAGCTGCTATTGCCGGTAAGGAGAAGGTTGATGAAACCATTATGAAGTTGGTTGAGAAAGGGAATATGACCCAGGCTGAAGCAGACACCATCTTTGACGATTTTTTCAAAAAGGGTGAATCGAAGACCGGGGAATGGAATAGGGAATTCAAGGAGATGGCGAGAACCCAGCTGACTGACCTGGGTTTCGTTAAAAGGGAAGAGTTAGACACTGTCCAGGCGCAACTTGTTTTATTGAAGGAAGAAATTTCACAGCTTCGAAACGGCGGATTAAATCAAGAGATTGACCAGGTTGAAAACGGAATGGAAAATGTTCCGCCGGGATTTTCAAAAGACATTGACTAG
- a CDS encoding LysM peptidoglycan-binding domain-containing protein — protein sequence MAVHVVRSGENLWAIARTYGVSIQSIVDVNGLPSTSLIIPGLALYIPDQQPITRYYKIKAGDTLWRISLQFRTSVSSIVNANPGLDPNSLYIGQNINIPSSVRPQFSTLGFIVPGASQTILADLEKMAPKLTFIAVAAFSFTEEGYAYVWGDDAPIVRKSKELNVIPLLLIQNTAASGFSKELAGNVLASPTYRRNLVASLVNLANQRGYGGISVDLEFIPPAQREDFNTFLCELKAAMGYLILHVNVHAKTEDLPTNPIIGAYDYKTIAEIADIVAVMTIDYGYPGGPPDPVSPLWWIALVVRYSLTLIPRGKLQIGLPLYGHDKVVLTNQYRALSVLDAQNLAISAGSVIQYDSAARSPWFRYWKGTEEHIVWFEDIRSYIEKYRLIDLYQLYGATYWQLSLKAPQNWAYLDKVDVIKL from the coding sequence ATGGCTGTCCACGTAGTTAGGTCAGGAGAGAACCTTTGGGCAATCGCCAGGACATATGGTGTCTCGATCCAAAGTATTGTTGATGTCAACGGACTTCCTTCCACGAGCTTAATCATTCCTGGGCTTGCACTCTATATTCCAGATCAGCAGCCAATTACGCGTTATTATAAAATCAAGGCTGGCGATACACTATGGAGGATTTCTTTACAGTTCAGGACGAGTGTCAGCAGCATCGTAAATGCGAATCCGGGGCTTGATCCAAACAGTTTGTATATTGGTCAGAACATCAATATTCCTTCATCTGTTAGACCGCAGTTTTCAACACTTGGATTCATCGTACCAGGCGCCTCTCAAACCATTCTGGCCGATTTAGAAAAAATGGCCCCTAAGCTTACTTTTATTGCTGTTGCGGCATTTTCTTTTACAGAAGAAGGATATGCCTATGTGTGGGGGGATGATGCCCCTATCGTCCGAAAAAGCAAAGAATTGAATGTCATCCCATTATTATTGATCCAAAACACTGCTGCATCCGGTTTTAGTAAAGAACTCGCAGGCAATGTATTGGCATCTCCGACCTACCGCAGGAACCTTGTTGCCAGTCTTGTGAATTTAGCGAACCAGAGAGGCTATGGCGGCATAAGTGTCGACCTGGAATTTATTCCGCCGGCGCAAAGGGAAGATTTCAACACATTCCTCTGTGAACTGAAGGCGGCAATGGGGTATCTCATATTACATGTGAACGTTCATGCAAAGACAGAAGATCTCCCGACAAATCCGATAATTGGAGCGTATGACTATAAAACGATTGCGGAAATTGCTGACATTGTGGCCGTTATGACCATCGATTACGGGTATCCGGGAGGCCCGCCTGATCCTGTTTCTCCTTTATGGTGGATCGCACTCGTTGTCAGGTATTCATTGACATTGATACCTCGTGGGAAATTGCAAATCGGTCTCCCGCTTTATGGTCATGATAAAGTCGTTTTGACCAATCAGTATCGTGCGCTCTCCGTCCTGGACGCACAAAATCTTGCTATTTCTGCTGGTTCGGTCATCCAGTATGATTCAGCAGCCAGGTCACCCTGGTTCAGGTATTGGAAAGGCACCGAAGAGCATATCGTGTGGTTTGAAGACATTCGGAGCTATATTGAAAAATACAGATTGATCGATTTATATCAGCTTTATGGCGCAACCTATTGGCAGCTTAGTTTGAAAGCTCCTCAAAATTGGGCTTATTTGGATAAAGTGGATGTGATTAAACTTTGA
- a CDS encoding helicase-related protein — MKQIELIHQQSVENTKTKIMDDIENFLGELETLPDFKEYLDKRSTYISQIWLNVWLTKATNDFSKRDKKAFLSERGFVVEGVDRKLINKLFRNEMRDYKPFNTMEWIKSVIDEHNWEAQYTRARKMFLKKAEEERLLEKKAGIKEKIYQVGHTVLSDFQESAYLKIRHEMAKELKKILNGNQKYKDIDTYMLEERLTNIGSFNPDDYRTMADFFDELTGQIHQTASWGRFYFEYETYQYHFENSVLKYFTRIAAEEVMKHLDQQILSEYEEVFEDKLSVAETKRIINDLADVYLDGFLFKLQEEYVTDLLALAELEFEERAHHAIYERDLAERERRKAEELAELERKREEEARMLEDIFGREYNPSLRRNVRYILHIGETNTGKTHHSLERMKEARTGLYLAPLRLLALEVYEKLNAEGVPCSLKTGEEEKPVEGANHISCTVEMFHEKEFYEVVVIDESQMIADKDRGFSWFKAITKANAEEVHIIGSKNIKEMMMDLLDDGVAEIYEYTRDIPLQVENKEFSLKDTKKGDALVCFSRKQVLENASRLQNSGRQVSMIYGSMPPETRKKQIDRFIKGETSVVVATDAIGMGLNLPIRRIVFLENEKFDGTRRRRLTSQEIKQIAGRAGRKGIYNVGRVAFTSDISLMTKLLEKEDNPVETFSIAPTSGIFERFQKYHRSLAVFFELWDKFESPKGTNKASLSEERELYEYIRDTEIEARLPMMELYGFLHLPFSSREPALIEQWLETIRAIVADAELPEPPVKTASLEELELSYKAIGLHLLFLYKLGRKTEAVYWERIRTGLSDDVHEFLKSEVKNYKKKCRHCGKGIHVDSPYQICDSCYSARNRKRADYRDGWK; from the coding sequence ATGAAACAAATTGAATTGATCCATCAGCAGTCAGTGGAGAACACAAAAACTAAGATAATGGATGATATCGAGAATTTTCTTGGTGAATTGGAAACTCTTCCTGATTTCAAGGAGTATCTAGATAAAAGAAGTACTTATATCAGCCAGATCTGGCTGAATGTGTGGCTGACCAAGGCTACTAATGATTTCTCAAAGCGTGATAAAAAGGCTTTTTTGAGTGAGCGGGGATTTGTTGTAGAAGGTGTCGATAGAAAGTTAATTAATAAGCTTTTCAGGAATGAAATGAGAGACTATAAACCTTTCAATACAATGGAGTGGATCAAGTCTGTAATCGATGAGCACAACTGGGAAGCACAGTATACTCGTGCGAGAAAGATGTTCCTCAAAAAAGCTGAAGAGGAACGGTTGCTGGAGAAGAAGGCAGGCATAAAGGAAAAGATTTACCAGGTTGGCCACACGGTTTTAAGTGACTTCCAGGAGTCAGCATATCTAAAAATCCGGCATGAGATGGCAAAGGAATTAAAGAAAATTTTAAATGGAAATCAGAAGTACAAGGATATCGACACATACATGCTAGAAGAAAGATTGACCAATATTGGCTCTTTCAACCCTGATGATTACAGGACGATGGCTGACTTTTTTGATGAATTGACGGGACAGATCCATCAAACAGCTAGCTGGGGTCGTTTTTATTTTGAATATGAGACCTACCAGTATCATTTTGAGAACAGTGTTTTAAAGTATTTTACACGAATAGCAGCTGAGGAGGTAATGAAACATCTTGACCAGCAAATTCTCAGCGAATATGAGGAAGTTTTCGAGGACAAGCTTTCAGTCGCCGAGACAAAAAGAATCATTAACGACTTGGCTGATGTTTATTTAGATGGTTTTCTTTTCAAGCTTCAGGAAGAGTACGTAACAGACCTATTGGCTCTAGCTGAATTAGAGTTTGAAGAACGGGCGCATCATGCAATCTATGAAAGAGACCTTGCAGAGAGGGAACGCAGAAAGGCAGAGGAGCTGGCCGAGCTTGAACGGAAAAGGGAAGAAGAAGCTCGCATGCTTGAGGACATTTTCGGCAGAGAATACAATCCTTCACTGAGAAGAAATGTTAGATATATTCTGCACATAGGTGAAACAAATACAGGGAAAACCCACCACTCTCTGGAAAGAATGAAGGAAGCAAGAACTGGTTTGTATCTGGCTCCGCTTCGTCTGCTGGCTCTTGAGGTTTATGAAAAGCTAAATGCAGAGGGCGTTCCTTGCTCGCTTAAAACAGGCGAGGAAGAAAAGCCTGTGGAAGGAGCAAACCATATATCGTGCACAGTAGAAATGTTCCACGAAAAGGAATTTTATGAAGTGGTCGTCATAGATGAATCACAGATGATTGCTGATAAGGATAGAGGGTTTTCCTGGTTTAAAGCCATTACAAAAGCAAATGCAGAGGAAGTCCACATCATCGGCAGCAAGAATATCAAGGAAATGATGATGGACCTGCTGGATGATGGGGTGGCGGAAATATATGAATACACTCGTGATATTCCTCTCCAGGTAGAGAATAAAGAGTTCAGCCTGAAAGATACCAAGAAAGGCGATGCACTTGTTTGCTTCTCGCGAAAACAAGTGCTTGAGAATGCATCGAGACTACAGAACAGCGGTCGCCAGGTAAGCATGATTTATGGAAGCATGCCTCCAGAAACAAGGAAAAAACAAATCGACCGTTTCATCAAAGGAGAAACAAGTGTGGTAGTAGCTACCGACGCTATTGGCATGGGTCTGAATTTGCCAATCAGGAGAATCGTCTTTTTGGAAAATGAAAAATTCGATGGAACAAGGAGAAGGAGGCTTACTTCCCAGGAGATAAAGCAAATAGCGGGCCGTGCCGGCAGAAAAGGGATTTACAACGTCGGTCGAGTTGCATTCACCTCAGATATTAGTTTAATGACAAAGCTTCTTGAAAAAGAGGACAACCCTGTTGAGACATTTTCCATTGCTCCAACTTCTGGTATTTTTGAAAGGTTTCAAAAATATCACCGTTCACTTGCTGTTTTCTTTGAATTATGGGATAAGTTCGAGAGCCCTAAAGGGACGAATAAAGCTTCGCTGTCAGAAGAAAGGGAGCTTTATGAATATATCAGGGATACTGAAATTGAAGCGAGGCTGCCGATGATGGAGCTGTATGGATTTCTTCACCTGCCTTTTTCATCAAGAGAACCTGCCCTTATTGAACAATGGCTTGAAACAATCAGAGCAATCGTCGCAGATGCAGAACTGCCGGAGCCGCCTGTCAAAACGGCCTCCCTGGAGGAACTGGAGCTTTCTTATAAAGCAATTGGCCTGCATTTGTTGTTTTTATATAAGCTTGGCAGAAAAACTGAGGCTGTTTATTGGGAAAGGATTCGTACAGGATTAAGTGACGATGTTCATGAGTTTTTAAAATCGGAAGTCAAAAATTATAAAAAGAAATGCAGGCATTGTGGAAAGGGAATCCATGTAGATTCCCCATATCAAATCTGTGATTCCTGCTATTCAGCAAGAAACAGGAAACGGGCGGACTACAGGGATGGTTGGAAATAG
- the ppdK gene encoding pyruvate, phosphate dikinase: MSKFVYLFNEGNSGMKEILGGKGANLAEMTHIGLPVPFGFTISTEACNAYYDAGKTIPAEVQAQILEALGELEEKTGKKLGNPENPLLVSVRSGAVFSMPGMMDTILNLGMNDETVEGMAKLTNNPRFAYDSYRRFIQMFSDVVLDVDVFFFERLLEETREAKGYASDPEMTAEDWKEVIQGYKNIVTKHTRKPFPQDPKEQLFLSINAVFDSWNNQRAIVYRRLNKIPSHLGTAVNIQSMVFGNMGNDSGTGVAFTRDPSTGESILYGEYLINAQGEDVVAGIRTPQPIQTLKDEMPAVYQQFVDTCNRLEQHYEDMQDIEFTVERGELFILQTRTGKRTAQAAIRIATELVKEGIIDKKTALLRVDPEQLDQLLHRRIDENFERNQLAKGLPASPGAATGKVVFDADEAEQLANDGQKVILVRPETTPDDIHGIIAAQAVVTSRGGMTSHAAVVARGMGKACICGCEAMKIDLHEKQFRVGEVVVKHSDIITIDGGTGEIMLGEIPMIEPELSEEFQLLLAWADEERKIGVRANADNPEDSAKALEFGAGGIGLCRTEHMFMDAARVPIVQKMILAETYDERNAALDELLPMQQGDFEGILEVMQGLPVTIRLLDPPLHEFLPDKEELIVEITKLQILDPESKELKEKEALLKKVRQLDEFNPMLGHRGCRLGMIHPEIYEMQARAIFYAVANLADKGIDAQPEIMIPLVGHVNELKEMRELVNAAAQSIKEETGKDFEYTVGTMIEIPRAALTADQIAEEADFFSFGTNDLTQTTFGYSRDDAEGKFLQAYIEQKVLTENPFAVLDREGVGKLVETGVELGRQTKPGLKTGICGEHGGEKSSIEFCYNAGLDYVSCSPYRVPLARLAAAQATIRHERNNEKEAVIAK; this comes from the coding sequence ATGTCTAAATTTGTTTATCTTTTTAATGAAGGAAATAGCGGTATGAAAGAAATTCTGGGAGGTAAGGGAGCGAACTTGGCGGAAATGACACATATCGGCCTGCCGGTACCTTTCGGATTCACAATTTCTACGGAAGCGTGTAATGCATATTATGACGCTGGCAAAACGATTCCGGCGGAAGTACAGGCACAGATACTTGAAGCGCTTGGGGAGCTTGAAGAGAAAACTGGCAAGAAGCTAGGAAACCCTGAGAACCCACTGCTTGTATCCGTGCGATCTGGTGCAGTGTTCTCAATGCCTGGAATGATGGACACCATCCTGAACCTTGGAATGAATGACGAAACAGTCGAGGGTATGGCAAAGCTTACGAACAACCCAAGGTTTGCTTATGATTCTTACCGACGTTTTATCCAAATGTTCAGTGACGTCGTCCTTGATGTTGATGTGTTCTTTTTTGAACGCTTGCTTGAAGAAACTAGGGAAGCAAAAGGATATGCATCTGATCCGGAAATGACTGCTGAGGATTGGAAGGAAGTCATTCAGGGCTATAAGAATATTGTGACAAAACATACAAGAAAGCCTTTCCCACAGGATCCTAAGGAACAGTTATTCCTTTCCATCAACGCTGTATTTGATTCCTGGAATAACCAGCGTGCGATTGTTTACCGCCGTTTGAATAAAATTCCTTCACACCTGGGAACTGCTGTCAATATCCAGAGCATGGTTTTCGGGAATATGGGCAATGATTCCGGTACTGGTGTAGCATTTACTCGTGACCCATCCACTGGAGAGAGTATATTGTACGGCGAATACTTAATCAATGCCCAGGGAGAAGATGTCGTTGCAGGCATCCGGACACCACAGCCAATCCAGACATTAAAGGATGAAATGCCTGCCGTTTATCAGCAATTCGTTGATACTTGCAATCGTCTTGAACAGCATTACGAGGATATGCAGGATATTGAATTCACAGTAGAGCGCGGAGAGTTGTTCATCCTTCAAACTCGAACTGGGAAACGTACTGCTCAAGCAGCAATCCGCATTGCCACGGAACTGGTCAAGGAAGGGATCATTGATAAGAAGACCGCTCTGCTTCGCGTGGATCCAGAACAACTGGATCAGCTTCTGCACCGCCGAATTGATGAGAATTTCGAGCGCAATCAGCTGGCAAAAGGACTGCCTGCTTCACCAGGTGCCGCTACCGGGAAAGTAGTGTTTGATGCGGATGAGGCAGAACAGCTTGCAAATGATGGCCAAAAGGTCATTCTTGTCCGACCAGAAACAACTCCAGATGATATCCATGGAATCATTGCGGCACAGGCTGTCGTTACGAGTCGTGGTGGTATGACAAGCCACGCCGCTGTAGTAGCGCGGGGAATGGGGAAAGCATGTATATGTGGCTGCGAAGCAATGAAAATTGATTTGCATGAAAAACAATTCCGTGTTGGTGAAGTGGTAGTAAAACATAGTGATATCATTACAATTGACGGTGGAACTGGTGAAATCATGCTTGGTGAAATCCCGATGATCGAACCTGAGCTTTCAGAAGAGTTCCAGCTATTGCTCGCATGGGCTGATGAAGAGCGTAAAATTGGAGTCCGTGCCAACGCAGATAATCCTGAGGATTCAGCCAAGGCACTGGAATTTGGTGCAGGCGGTATTGGTCTATGCCGTACTGAACATATGTTTATGGACGCAGCAAGGGTGCCTATTGTCCAGAAAATGATCCTTGCTGAAACATACGATGAACGAAACGCAGCACTTGATGAACTACTGCCGATGCAACAGGGGGATTTTGAAGGAATCCTTGAAGTGATGCAGGGCCTGCCTGTAACAATTCGTTTGCTGGATCCGCCTTTACATGAGTTCTTGCCTGATAAAGAAGAACTTATTGTTGAGATTACGAAATTGCAAATCCTGGACCCAGAATCGAAAGAGCTTAAGGAAAAGGAAGCATTGCTTAAGAAGGTACGGCAATTGGACGAATTCAATCCGATGCTTGGCCACCGTGGCTGCCGCCTTGGTATGATTCATCCGGAAATCTATGAAATGCAGGCAAGAGCGATTTTCTATGCTGTAGCGAACTTGGCTGATAAGGGTATCGATGCACAGCCTGAAATCATGATTCCGCTAGTCGGTCATGTCAATGAGTTGAAGGAAATGCGTGAGCTGGTAAACGCAGCTGCGCAAAGCATTAAAGAAGAAACTGGAAAAGATTTTGAATATACTGTTGGAACAATGATTGAAATACCGCGTGCTGCATTGACTGCAGACCAAATCGCCGAGGAAGCTGACTTCTTCTCATTTGGTACGAATGACCTGACACAGACAACATTCGGTTACAGCCGCGACGATGCTGAAGGGAAGTTCCTTCAGGCGTATATCGAACAAAAAGTCCTTACTGAAAATCCATTTGCAGTCCTTGATCGTGAGGGAGTGGGTAAGTTGGTTGAGACAGGTGTGGAACTTGGCCGCCAGACTAAGCCTGGCCTAAAGACTGGTATTTGCGGAGAGCACGGCGGTGAAAAGAGTTCGATCGAATTCTGCTACAATGCGGGACTTGACTACGTAAGTTGTTCTCCATACCGTGTGCCGCTTGCCAGGCTGGCTGCTGCACAGGCAACGATCCGTCATGAGAGAAACAATGAAAAAGAGGCTGTTATTGCCAAATAA
- a CDS encoding pyruvate, water dikinase regulatory protein, translating into MDMKEVVYVVSDSVGETAEFVVKAVATQFNGGQVDIRRNSYVEDEEDIEDVIMVAKQGRSIIAYTIVVPALKAYLDKRAQEEGIYAVDLLNPLMNAFEKKFNKEPNHQPGMMRKLDDEYFRKIEAIEFAVKYDDGRDPRGILRADIVLVGVSRTSKTPLSMYLAHKRYKVANVPIVPEVKPPDELFQIPRSKCVGLIISPDKLNEIRTERLKALGLGARANYASYERILEELDYAEKIMKRVGCPVINVSNKAIEETAGLILDILKSERSFG; encoded by the coding sequence TTGGATATGAAGGAAGTTGTCTACGTGGTATCCGATTCAGTCGGGGAAACGGCAGAATTTGTAGTTAAGGCTGTGGCAACCCAGTTTAACGGAGGCCAGGTTGATATTAGAAGGAATTCATATGTTGAGGACGAAGAAGATATTGAAGATGTCATCATGGTTGCGAAGCAAGGGCGTTCAATCATTGCTTATACCATCGTCGTTCCAGCTCTCAAGGCTTATCTTGATAAAAGGGCCCAAGAGGAAGGGATATATGCAGTGGATTTGCTGAATCCACTGATGAATGCCTTTGAGAAGAAGTTCAATAAGGAGCCAAACCATCAACCGGGAATGATGCGAAAGCTCGATGATGAATACTTCCGTAAGATTGAAGCGATTGAATTTGCCGTCAAATATGATGATGGCAGAGACCCGCGCGGCATATTAAGAGCGGATATCGTACTGGTTGGCGTTTCACGGACTTCAAAAACACCATTATCGATGTACCTTGCTCACAAGCGTTATAAGGTAGCCAATGTACCAATTGTTCCCGAGGTAAAGCCGCCAGATGAATTGTTCCAGATACCAAGAAGTAAATGTGTCGGTTTGATCATCTCGCCGGATAAGCTGAACGAAATCAGGACTGAAAGGCTGAAAGCGCTTGGACTGGGTGCGAGGGCAAATTATGCAAGCTATGAACGAATCCTGGAAGAGCTTGATTATGCAGAGAAAATCATGAAGCGTGTTGGCTGCCCTGTCATCAATGTTTCCAATAAAGCGATCGAAGAAACTGCAGGATTGATACTCGATATTTTAAAAAGTGAGAGGAGTTTTGGCTGA
- a CDS encoding CBS domain-containing protein: protein MSSIKLTKRQEEIVQIVKEDGPITGEQIAEKLKLTRATLRPDLAILTMAGSLEARPRVGYFFNKDKERLFEPTEVLNLKVNDYKGHPIVVQKSSSVYDAIVQMFLEDVGTLYAVDSEGCLAGVISRKDLLRAAIGNKNLEDLPVSVIMTRMPNIITVKPEETLVQAAKKLVTNRIDSLPVVRELKHKPESYEVIGRITKTTITKVYLEIAEQKSV from the coding sequence GTGAGTTCTATTAAACTAACAAAACGACAGGAAGAAATCGTCCAAATTGTCAAGGAGGATGGCCCGATAACCGGTGAACAAATTGCTGAAAAGCTGAAGTTGACGCGGGCGACTCTCCGTCCCGACTTAGCGATTCTGACGATGGCAGGCAGCCTCGAGGCAAGGCCGAGAGTCGGCTATTTTTTCAATAAGGATAAAGAGAGACTGTTTGAACCGACAGAAGTTCTTAACCTTAAGGTCAATGACTATAAAGGCCATCCGATTGTCGTTCAAAAATCTTCTTCTGTTTATGATGCCATTGTCCAGATGTTCCTTGAAGATGTAGGAACGCTTTATGCTGTTGATTCTGAAGGTTGCCTTGCTGGAGTCATCTCAAGGAAAGACCTGTTGAGGGCTGCTATCGGAAACAAGAATCTCGAGGATCTTCCTGTAAGCGTCATCATGACGAGGATGCCAAACATTATTACGGTGAAACCTGAAGAAACATTGGTCCAGGCTGCTAAGAAGCTTGTTACAAACAGAATTGATTCTCTCCCTGTCGTTCGGGAACTCAAGCATAAACCCGAATCATACGAAGTCATCGGAAGAATAACGAAAACAACCATTACAAAGGTTTATCTAGAAATCGCAGAGCAAAAATCTGTCTAG
- a CDS encoding exodeoxyribonuclease III: protein MKLVSWNVNGIRACARKGFLDFFKEADADLFCIQETKLQEGQISLELEGYHQFWNYAEKKGYSGTAIFSRQKPLSVKYGIGSAEHDHEGRAITLEFEKFYLVNVYTPNSQRDLARLGYRLAWEDKLKEYLLELDETKPVILCGDLNVAHNEIDLKNPKPNRGNSGFTEEERGKMTELLASGFVDSFRHLHPEAKDVYTWWSYMNKVREKNIGWRIDYFIVSEKLAPAIKEAGAECFVMGSDHCPVTLELSL, encoded by the coding sequence ATGAAATTAGTATCATGGAATGTAAATGGAATAAGGGCTTGTGCTCGTAAAGGGTTTTTAGATTTCTTTAAAGAAGCGGACGCAGACCTTTTTTGTATTCAGGAAACAAAGCTGCAGGAAGGCCAGATCAGCCTTGAATTAGAAGGGTACCACCAGTTCTGGAACTATGCTGAAAAGAAAGGCTATTCCGGAACAGCTATTTTTTCGAGACAAAAGCCTCTATCAGTAAAGTATGGAATTGGATCGGCTGAACACGATCATGAGGGCAGAGCAATCACTTTAGAATTCGAAAAGTTTTATCTCGTTAATGTCTACACCCCAAACTCGCAGCGTGATTTGGCCCGCCTCGGATACCGCTTGGCCTGGGAAGACAAGCTAAAGGAGTACTTACTTGAATTGGACGAGACTAAACCAGTAATCCTTTGTGGCGATTTGAATGTCGCCCATAATGAGATCGATTTGAAAAACCCAAAACCAAACCGTGGAAATTCCGGATTTACAGAAGAGGAGCGGGGAAAAATGACTGAGCTACTCGCCAGTGGCTTCGTCGATTCCTTCCGTCACCTGCATCCTGAGGCTAAAGATGTGTACACCTGGTGGTCTTACATGAATAAAGTAAGAGAAAAGAACATTGGATGGCGTATAGATTATTTCATTGTTTCTGAAAAACTGGCACCTGCAATTAAAGAAGCAGGAGCAGAATGCTTTGTCATGGGGAGTGACCACTGCCCCGTTACGTTAGAACTAAGTCTATAA
- a CDS encoding PLP-dependent aminotransferase family protein: MKAPKYKMIIHYIKEQITNGIWPVGSRLPSQRDLAKQFGVNRSTVVTALDELAADGLVEGKLGMGTVVVNNTWTLMRSAPPVNWNEQVGLGTHQASLSTVQAINLAESNENLIQLSKGELSKDLFPLEDMRTVLTKIGQELEPFGYEDPKGNPQLREAIAKYLNQKGIMVHASSILVVSGALQALHLISIGLLEKESTVFLEDPSYLYSLSTFQSAGMKLHGIPMDNEGIIPEMIKASHHSKKSVLYCHPTFHNPTGTLMGEKRRQELLKLAESAQLPIIEDDVYGDLWLDSPPPSSIKSHDRHGNVLYLGSLSKSLNPGLRIGWIAGPEAVIDRLADLKMQTDYGSSSLSQRAAAEWLSSGLYEKHLSNVRKQLKVRRNAALEALEKHLSRFAEWNRPTGGFFIWVKLNHNISLPDLYRRALANGVLINPGRIYATQKMQHFRLSFANAPVEDIKKGITILESLIEDC, translated from the coding sequence ATGAAAGCGCCAAAGTACAAAATGATAATCCATTATATAAAAGAACAGATTACAAACGGTATTTGGCCAGTTGGCAGCAGGCTCCCGAGTCAGCGTGACCTTGCAAAGCAATTCGGTGTGAACAGAAGCACAGTTGTAACAGCGCTCGATGAATTGGCTGCTGATGGGCTGGTTGAAGGTAAGTTGGGAATGGGAACGGTAGTCGTTAACAATACATGGACACTCATGCGGTCTGCACCTCCAGTAAATTGGAATGAACAAGTGGGACTGGGCACCCATCAGGCGAGCCTGTCGACGGTTCAGGCTATAAATCTGGCAGAGTCCAATGAGAATTTAATTCAGCTGAGTAAAGGAGAACTATCAAAAGATTTATTCCCACTCGAGGATATGAGGACTGTTTTAACAAAGATTGGACAAGAACTGGAGCCGTTCGGCTATGAAGACCCGAAAGGAAATCCACAGTTGCGGGAAGCCATTGCTAAATACCTAAATCAAAAAGGAATCATGGTCCATGCTTCATCCATTTTAGTCGTTTCGGGTGCATTACAGGCTTTACACCTTATTTCGATTGGGTTATTGGAAAAAGAGTCAACAGTATTCCTCGAGGATCCATCTTATCTATATTCTTTATCCACTTTCCAGTCTGCAGGAATGAAGCTGCATGGAATCCCGATGGACAATGAGGGCATCATTCCTGAGATGATAAAGGCATCGCATCACAGTAAGAAATCTGTGTTATACTGCCATCCAACCTTTCATAATCCCACTGGGACTCTTATGGGGGAAAAAAGAAGGCAAGAACTGCTCAAGCTGGCAGAAAGTGCACAGCTTCCAATCATTGAGGACGATGTGTACGGCGATTTATGGCTGGACTCCCCTCCGCCGTCTTCCATTAAATCGCATGACAGGCATGGAAATGTTTTGTATCTTGGGAGCCTGTCGAAGAGCCTGAATCCTGGATTGCGAATTGGATGGATTGCCGGTCCGGAAGCGGTCATTGACCGGCTGGCTGACCTAAAAATGCAGACCGACTACGGTTCAAGCTCTTTATCGCAACGTGCCGCCGCAGAATGGCTATCCAGCGGATTGTATGAGAAGCATTTATCGAATGTAAGAAAACAGCTAAAGGTACGAAGAAATGCTGCCCTGGAAGCACTGGAAAAACACTTGAGCCGTTTTGCTGAATGGAACAGGCCTACTGGCGGATTTTTCATATGGGTTAAATTGAATCATAATATCTCATTACCTGATTTGTACAGGAGAGCTCTCGCTAATGGTGTGTTGATTAATCCCGGGCGGATTTATGCAACCCAAAAAATGCAGCATTTCAGGCTTTCTTTTGCGAATGCACCCGTTGAGGATATCAAAAAGGGAATCACTATATTAGAATCACTGATTGAAGACTGCTAG